From a region of the Nitrospirota bacterium genome:
- a CDS encoding PGPGW domain-containing protein, whose protein sequence is MEDFLRSLFERLQVRSHSQAVRLVKTVVGFTLLLAGIAMTVLPGPAVVVIPLALGILASEFLWARRLLQRFHREFNNLRNHQNNKRKKGERAERKD, encoded by the coding sequence ATGGAGGATTTTCTCAGGTCTCTGTTCGAGCGCCTGCAGGTCCGGTCCCATTCCCAGGCAGTCAGGCTCGTCAAGACCGTGGTGGGGTTTACCCTTCTTCTGGCCGGCATCGCCATGACCGTCCTGCCCGGCCCCGCCGTGGTCGTCATCCCCCTGGCCCTGGGCATCCTTGCCAGCGAGTTCCTCTGGGCGCGGCGCCTCCTCCAGCGTTTCCACCGGGAGTTCAACAACTTGCGAAACCATCAGAATAACAAGCGGAAGAAAGGCGAAAGGGCCGAAAGGAAGGATTGA
- a CDS encoding rhodanese-like domain-containing protein, producing the protein MKARRFVVFVVVAALVLAMSGFAYAGWANPGLLLDAKDVKKNINKSDWVVLDCRNLKDYAKGHIPGAISLGKRCKKALRDSTSRVFTDASKYEKLLGKVGIGNNTHVVIYGEHKVTDTMKDVGVAFWVLEYLGDNKVHVLNGGIDSWINAGYSLDNTPTIKPATTFTAKVVKSRYASTAEMVRIAKGQEKGVQVIDARTAKEFKGQDMRAIRAGHLPHVTLNVSHKDTFDKSKDPATGKMVDNGFFSYDRVASFYKNLDPNKRTISYCQTGTRSTLTYLELRLLGFKNPANWDDSWRVYGNNYNYPIEDEQWINFARIRKLEKKLKKLDKKLSELTADEEEK; encoded by the coding sequence ATGAAGGCAAGAAGGTTTGTCGTGTTTGTCGTAGTGGCGGCCCTGGTGTTGGCCATGTCGGGCTTTGCCTATGCGGGCTGGGCCAACCCCGGGCTGTTGCTCGACGCCAAGGACGTGAAGAAGAACATCAACAAGTCCGACTGGGTGGTCCTGGACTGCCGCAACCTCAAGGACTACGCCAAGGGACACATCCCGGGCGCCATCAGCCTGGGCAAGCGGTGCAAGAAGGCGCTCCGTGACAGCACCTCGCGGGTCTTCACGGACGCCTCCAAGTACGAGAAGCTCCTCGGGAAAGTGGGCATCGGAAACAACACCCACGTGGTCATCTACGGGGAGCACAAAGTCACCGACACCATGAAGGACGTGGGCGTGGCCTTCTGGGTGCTGGAGTACCTGGGCGACAACAAGGTGCACGTTCTCAACGGCGGCATCGACAGCTGGATAAACGCCGGATACAGCCTGGACAACACGCCCACCATCAAGCCCGCCACGACCTTCACGGCCAAGGTGGTCAAATCCAGGTACGCCAGTACGGCCGAGATGGTCCGGATAGCCAAGGGGCAGGAAAAAGGCGTACAGGTCATAGACGCGCGCACGGCAAAGGAGTTCAAGGGCCAGGACATGAGGGCCATCCGGGCGGGCCACCTGCCGCACGTCACCCTGAACGTCTCGCACAAGGACACCTTTGACAAGTCCAAGGACCCCGCCACCGGGAAGATGGTGGATAATGGGTTCTTCTCCTACGACCGCGTGGCGAGCTTCTACAAGAACCTGGACCCCAACAAGCGCACCATCTCATACTGTCAGACGGGGACCCGCTCCACCCTGACGTATCTGGAGCTGAGGCTTCTGGGCTTCAAGAACCCGGCCAACTGGGACGACTCCTGGAGAGTGTACGGCAACAACTACAACTACCCCATCGAGGACGAGCAGTGGATCAACTTCGCCCGGATAAGGAAGCTCGAAAAGAAGCTCAAGAAGCTGGACAAAAAGCTCTCGGAGCTGACGGCGGACGAGGAGGAGAAGTAA
- the cls gene encoding cardiolipin synthase, with the protein MGFDLFIGQFFGHVWPHIVGVLTVLVTLLASGHAVLHKRETLSAVAWVAVIWLVPVVGAALYVLLGINRIKRRAAALRSDQTHLSAHLGREEFFVSNFGRALPGHEQFMALSNLVEQIVGAPLLRGNSVEPLVGGGQAYAAMVEAIEEARRCVALSTYIFDNDRAGRMFLHALTGAVSRGVDVRVLVDGVGARYSWPPMTRVLREAGVRVARFLPPSIPWRMPVMNLRNHRKILVADGSVGFTGGMNIREGHVVEDNPAYPIQDLHFRVQGPVVAHFQEIFADDWHFCTGERLEGPLWYPPIEEAGPVIARAIPDGPDEDYEKLLWTVQGALACARSSVRVVTPYFLPDHALITSLNLASMRGVHVEIILPEVNNLPMVKWASMALLPQVLEHGCRVWLTPPPFDHSKLMLVDSVWMLFGSGNWDARSFKLNFEFNVECYDPTMARRLNQVVDKKLQGARELTLTDLTTGRPLPLKLRDGVARLLSPYL; encoded by the coding sequence ATGGGTTTTGACCTCTTTATAGGGCAATTCTTCGGCCACGTCTGGCCCCACATCGTTGGCGTTCTGACCGTGCTGGTGACTCTTCTGGCTTCCGGCCACGCGGTCCTTCACAAGAGGGAGACCCTCTCGGCGGTGGCCTGGGTGGCCGTCATATGGCTTGTGCCCGTCGTGGGAGCCGCCCTGTACGTCCTGCTGGGGATAAACCGCATCAAGCGCCGTGCGGCGGCTTTGCGCTCCGACCAGACGCATCTGAGCGCCCATCTGGGCAGGGAAGAGTTTTTCGTCTCCAACTTCGGCCGGGCCCTCCCCGGGCACGAGCAGTTCATGGCCCTGTCGAACCTCGTGGAGCAGATCGTGGGCGCCCCCCTGCTCAGGGGCAACAGCGTGGAGCCTCTGGTGGGCGGCGGGCAGGCGTATGCCGCCATGGTCGAGGCCATTGAGGAGGCGCGCCGCTGCGTGGCCCTTTCCACCTATATATTCGACAACGACAGGGCCGGCCGTATGTTCCTCCACGCCCTGACCGGGGCGGTCTCCCGCGGGGTCGACGTGCGGGTGCTGGTGGACGGCGTGGGCGCCCGCTACTCCTGGCCTCCCATGACCCGCGTCCTCCGCGAAGCGGGCGTCAGGGTGGCCCGCTTTCTTCCCCCTTCGATACCCTGGCGCATGCCGGTGATGAACCTCCGCAACCACAGGAAAATCCTGGTGGCCGACGGCTCCGTGGGGTTCACCGGGGGCATGAACATACGGGAGGGGCACGTGGTGGAGGACAACCCCGCCTATCCGATACAGGACCTGCACTTCCGCGTGCAGGGCCCCGTGGTCGCTCACTTTCAGGAGATTTTCGCGGACGACTGGCATTTCTGCACCGGAGAGAGGCTTGAGGGGCCGCTGTGGTATCCGCCCATCGAGGAGGCGGGCCCGGTCATCGCCCGGGCCATCCCCGACGGCCCCGACGAGGACTACGAAAAGCTCCTCTGGACCGTCCAGGGTGCCCTGGCCTGCGCGAGGTCCTCCGTGCGGGTGGTCACGCCGTACTTCCTTCCGGACCACGCCCTCATAACATCGCTGAACCTGGCCTCCATGCGCGGCGTGCACGTGGAAATCATCCTCCCGGAGGTCAACAACCTCCCCATGGTCAAATGGGCCTCCATGGCCCTTTTGCCCCAGGTCCTGGAGCACGGCTGCCGGGTCTGGTTGACGCCGCCTCCCTTTGACCACAGCAAGCTCATGCTCGTCGACAGCGTCTGGATGCTCTTCGGTTCGGGCAATTGGGACGCCAGGAGCTTCAAGCTGAACTTCGAGTTCAACGTCGAGTGCTACGACCCCACCATGGCCCGGAGGCTCAACCAGGTGGTGGACAAGAAGCTCCAGGGCGCCCGGGAACTGACCCTCACGGACCTGACCACGGGGCGCCCCTTGCCCCTGAAGCTCCGCGACGGGGTGGCAAGGCTCCTTTCCCCTTACCTCTGA
- a CDS encoding YbgC/FadM family acyl-CoA thioesterase, protein MSGNRETREPAHSIRVKIYYEDTDAGGVVYYANYLRYMERARMDFFEERGVDVLGAHGEGLSYVVTRVDIRYRRPVRLGEVLQVSTEVAELGRATMTLRHLVRRDDTLCAEATVTLACADGRGRPRRLPPDVKRLAPPPPEGF, encoded by the coding sequence ATGAGCGGAAATAGAGAGACCAGAGAGCCGGCCCACTCCATCAGAGTCAAGATTTACTACGAGGACACGGACGCCGGCGGCGTGGTCTACTATGCCAACTATCTCCGGTACATGGAGAGGGCCCGGATGGATTTTTTCGAAGAGCGGGGGGTGGACGTCCTGGGCGCCCACGGCGAAGGCCTCTCCTATGTGGTAACCCGTGTGGACATCCGCTACAGAAGGCCCGTCCGGCTGGGCGAGGTCCTTCAAGTGAGCACCGAGGTCGCCGAGCTGGGCAGGGCCACAATGACCCTCAGACATCTCGTCCGGAGGGACGATACCCTGTGTGCGGAGGCCACCGTGACCCTGGCCTGCGCCGACGGCCGGGGCCGGCCCCGGCGTCTCCCTCCGGACGTGAAACGCCTGGCCCCTCCTCCTCCCGAAGGCTTTTGA
- a CDS encoding universal stress protein has protein sequence MRRVLIAVDDTKGAARAVEAFADLFADNPPTAVLLLHVQKLEGRSLMDEMLGEPELSTLKEQLKDTEYQEALNRRAQAVLGHARELLERRGMKGVRSLVREGHPAEEILKAAAEERADVVVVGSRGRRLHTLLMGSVSREVANMSDVPVFVAK, from the coding sequence ATGAGAAGGGTCCTGATCGCAGTGGATGACACAAAGGGCGCCGCCCGCGCCGTGGAGGCCTTCGCGGACCTTTTCGCGGACAATCCCCCGACGGCGGTCCTTCTGCTTCACGTTCAGAAGCTGGAGGGCCGCTCCCTGATGGACGAGATGCTCGGCGAGCCGGAGCTCTCCACGCTCAAGGAGCAGCTCAAGGACACCGAGTATCAGGAGGCGTTGAACCGCCGGGCCCAGGCCGTCCTCGGGCACGCCCGGGAACTGCTGGAGCGAAGGGGCATGAAGGGCGTCCGGAGCCTTGTGAGGGAGGGCCACCCGGCGGAGGAAATTCTCAAGGCTGCCGCCGAGGAGCGGGCCGACGTGGTCGTCGTGGGCTCCCGGGGCAGAAGGCTTCATACGCTTCTCATGGGGAGCGTGAGCCGCGAGGTGGCCAACATGTCGGACGTTCCCGTGTTCGTGGCGAAGTAA
- a CDS encoding antibiotic biosynthesis monooxygenase: MTHIMARYRVKRGKVDETRRAVADFVQSVGRKEAGTLLYEAYQEEDGVTFVHLMAFRDDKAQEEHRRSAYLRKFVQMLFPCCDEGPVFTDLRLLASTRGPASSRCDPNVRTGERA; encoded by the coding sequence GTGACGCACATCATGGCCAGATACAGGGTAAAGCGGGGGAAGGTGGACGAAACCAGACGGGCCGTGGCTGATTTCGTGCAAAGCGTCGGCAGGAAGGAGGCGGGCACCCTGTTGTACGAGGCCTATCAAGAGGAGGACGGCGTCACCTTCGTCCATCTCATGGCATTCCGCGACGACAAGGCCCAGGAGGAGCACCGCAGGTCCGCCTATCTCAGGAAGTTCGTGCAGATGCTGTTTCCCTGCTGCGACGAAGGCCCCGTCTTCACGGACCTCCGGCTGCTGGCTTCCACGCGGGGTCCCGCATCCTCCCGATGCGACCCGAACGTCCGGACCGGGGAACGGGCATAG
- a CDS encoding undecaprenyl-diphosphate phosphatase — protein MVAAVLLGIVQGITEFFPISSTAHLVLFPWFFGWTGTLNSLAFDVALHGGTLVSLLICFRRDLVAMLREDRRLLLFIAAGTVPAGLAGLLFEEQVGGLLRVPVVIAAALVVVGVVMYVSERFGKGRPLAGITLRDALFVGAAQAMALVPGVSRSGITISAGLMRGVGREDAARFSFLLSIPVVAGAAVLEGKELFTSPQAYDLRLVGVGFLVSTLVGIAAIEFLLRYLKSHTLNLFVLYRVLLAAVIGGWIWLGG, from the coding sequence ATGGTCGCTGCGGTCCTCCTGGGAATCGTGCAAGGCATCACGGAGTTCTTCCCCATAAGCTCCACGGCCCATCTCGTCCTTTTCCCCTGGTTCTTCGGCTGGACCGGCACCCTGAATTCTCTTGCCTTCGACGTCGCACTGCACGGGGGCACCCTGGTCAGCCTTCTGATATGTTTCCGCCGGGACCTCGTCGCGATGCTCCGGGAAGACAGGCGGCTCCTTCTTTTCATCGCCGCCGGCACGGTGCCGGCGGGCTTGGCGGGCCTGCTCTTCGAGGAGCAGGTGGGAGGGCTGTTAAGGGTCCCCGTCGTTATCGCCGCGGCCCTGGTGGTGGTGGGTGTGGTGATGTATGTTTCGGAGCGTTTTGGGAAGGGCAGGCCCCTGGCGGGCATAACGCTCCGGGATGCCCTCTTCGTCGGCGCGGCCCAGGCGATGGCCCTGGTGCCGGGGGTGTCGCGCTCCGGCATCACCATCTCCGCCGGCCTGATGCGGGGGGTGGGGCGGGAGGACGCCGCGCGTTTCTCCTTTCTCCTTTCCATCCCCGTGGTGGCGGGCGCCGCCGTCCTGGAGGGAAAAGAGCTTTTCACGAGCCCCCAGGCCTATGACCTGCGCCTCGTGGGCGTGGGTTTTCTGGTCTCCACTCTGGTGGGCATCGCTGCCATAGAGTTTCTGCTGCGGTATCTCAAATCTCATACGCTGAACCTGTTCGTCCTCTACAGGGTGCTCCTGGCCGCGGTCATCGGAGGTTGGATATGGCTGGGCGGATAA
- a CDS encoding YeeE/YedE family protein: MNKAQTAAGTMQPAAGATQAEADAAQAAAERKKLWAFAIVGFFALLSVSSYMYNEYYIYLSAYLWFGFIYGMCLQYGRFCFASAFRDLFAVGVPRMVVGIMIATVLFAFVSAFVTATGISTFHSSPHSIHSVIGGIVFGVGMVFAGGCASGSLYKTGEGNGVAALVVLSISVTQALFVDVGGWFNALVPASWHESALAKGLPASIEVGNGWFDQYLAGYVWNQPITTFAKMLGFENESVLGAYLGNMFIGVFVPALLLLALVYLVWGRKKRAATAAPGFRGEARGFWGMLKSSKRTSIAGLIVGVASGLHMFVLEGLRIKFGVRNAGEILQRLGEHSGISVRGTVFDPGYWYVTTQESQWSAWVMEKLGWHGSHNIFFGYINGIPHPVLNAPGWMSIALIGGAAVMALMSNEFKFKKPTRELAVWAIIGGALMGIGARLALGCNIGAFFVRVANGDPGGWLFGLGMIGGSYIGVKVFNWWTERKMEKELASLEM; the protein is encoded by the coding sequence ATGAACAAGGCTCAGACCGCTGCGGGTACGATGCAACCGGCGGCGGGAGCCACGCAAGCGGAGGCGGATGCGGCGCAGGCCGCCGCGGAGAGAAAGAAGCTCTGGGCGTTCGCCATCGTCGGGTTTTTCGCCCTGTTGAGCGTCTCCAGCTATATGTACAACGAGTACTACATCTACCTGTCGGCCTACCTGTGGTTCGGGTTCATCTACGGCATGTGTCTGCAGTACGGAAGGTTCTGCTTCGCCAGCGCCTTCCGGGACCTCTTTGCCGTGGGGGTGCCGCGGATGGTAGTGGGCATCATGATTGCAACGGTGCTCTTCGCCTTCGTTTCGGCCTTCGTGACGGCCACGGGTATCAGTACCTTCCACTCCTCGCCGCACAGCATACACTCGGTCATCGGGGGCATCGTTTTCGGCGTGGGAATGGTCTTCGCCGGGGGGTGCGCCTCGGGCTCCCTGTACAAGACGGGCGAGGGCAACGGGGTCGCCGCGCTGGTCGTCCTTTCCATAAGCGTGACCCAGGCGCTTTTCGTCGATGTGGGGGGTTGGTTCAACGCGCTCGTGCCGGCCTCATGGCATGAATCCGCGCTTGCCAAGGGGCTCCCGGCGAGCATAGAGGTGGGCAACGGGTGGTTCGACCAGTACCTGGCCGGGTACGTCTGGAACCAGCCGATAACCACGTTCGCCAAGATGCTCGGATTCGAGAACGAGTCCGTTCTTGGGGCCTACCTGGGCAACATGTTTATAGGGGTGTTTGTGCCCGCGCTGCTTCTGCTCGCGCTGGTCTATCTTGTGTGGGGCAGGAAGAAGCGGGCGGCGACGGCCGCTCCGGGCTTCCGCGGGGAGGCAAGGGGGTTCTGGGGGATGCTGAAATCCTCCAAGAGGACGTCCATAGCCGGCCTTATCGTGGGCGTGGCCTCCGGGCTGCATATGTTCGTCCTGGAGGGGCTGCGCATCAAGTTCGGGGTCAGGAACGCCGGGGAGATTCTGCAGAGGCTCGGCGAGCATTCGGGCATATCGGTGCGGGGCACGGTCTTCGACCCCGGGTACTGGTACGTGACGACACAGGAGTCGCAGTGGAGCGCCTGGGTAATGGAGAAGCTGGGCTGGCACGGCTCGCACAATATTTTCTTCGGCTACATAAACGGCATCCCCCACCCCGTCTTGAACGCCCCGGGGTGGATGTCCATCGCCCTGATAGGCGGTGCCGCTGTCATGGCCCTCATGAGCAACGAGTTCAAGTTCAAGAAGCCGACCAGGGAGCTCGCGGTCTGGGCCATAATCGGCGGGGCGTTGATGGGCATAGGCGCCCGCCTGGCGCTGGGCTGCAACATAGGCGCCTTTTTCGTAAGGGTGGCCAACGGGGACCCCGGCGGGTGGCTCTTCGGCCTGGGCATGATAGGCGGCTCCTACATCGGCGTGAAGGTCTTCAACTGGTGGACGGAGCGCAAGATGGAGAAGGAATTGGCCTCCCTTGAGATGTGA
- a CDS encoding STAS domain-containing protein, which produces MIASKTLESGCVGELCVTGALPLEDMDELAIALMRMLFSYEHVVLNLEGLTSLDSPCLRVLCSVHRMSENLNKSMTLRGKSLEVLEALVQKGGYCARPCALRSLGTRCFFRGREPRRRDLGGGSATGRASESS; this is translated from the coding sequence GTGATTGCCTCCAAGACCCTGGAGTCAGGCTGCGTGGGAGAGCTTTGCGTCACGGGTGCTCTTCCGCTGGAGGACATGGATGAGCTTGCGATAGCCCTGATGCGCATGCTCTTCAGCTACGAGCACGTGGTGCTCAACCTCGAGGGCCTGACATCCCTGGACTCCCCGTGCCTGCGCGTCCTGTGCTCCGTGCACAGGATGTCCGAAAACCTGAACAAGTCCATGACCTTGCGCGGCAAGAGCCTCGAGGTCCTCGAGGCTCTTGTGCAGAAAGGCGGTTACTGCGCGCGCCCCTGCGCCTTGAGGTCTCTGGGCACGCGCTGTTTCTTCCGGGGGCGGGAGCCCCGGCGGCGGGACCTCGGAGGCGGGTCCGCTACCGGTCGTGCTTCTGAATCATCTTGA
- a CDS encoding sulfurtransferase TusA family protein, with amino-acid sequence MAVKFEKVSEGSYHLDCLGYVCPHPQIYTKKMLEKLQVGDTLAVLFDNPSSSESISAMVEAQGDEIIEKTMEGGKYVYTIRKS; translated from the coding sequence ATGGCTGTGAAATTCGAAAAAGTATCGGAGGGTTCCTATCATCTCGACTGTCTGGGGTACGTCTGCCCTCACCCCCAGATCTACACGAAGAAGATGCTTGAGAAACTGCAGGTGGGCGACACGCTCGCGGTCCTTTTCGACAACCCCTCTTCGTCCGAGTCCATAAGCGCCATGGTCGAGGCGCAGGGCGACGAGATCATCGAGAAGACCATGGAGGGCGGCAAGTACGTCTACACCATCCGCAAGAGCTGA
- a CDS encoding DsrE family protein yields the protein MKLGILVNTDRHVKEALGIVHAARERGHEVMVFCMDEGTRLLNEPAFTALCALGGVQMSFCGHNAEGRVHASLPGHVVCGSQYDNASMHHHADKVIVL from the coding sequence ATGAAGCTCGGCATACTGGTCAACACCGACCGCCACGTGAAAGAGGCCCTGGGCATTGTCCATGCCGCCCGCGAGAGGGGCCATGAAGTGATGGTCTTCTGCATGGACGAGGGGACGCGGCTCCTGAACGAGCCGGCCTTCACCGCCTTGTGCGCTCTGGGAGGCGTCCAGATGAGCTTCTGCGGGCATAACGCCGAGGGGCGGGTGCATGCATCCCTGCCCGGGCATGTGGTCTGCGGAAGCCAGTACGACAACGCCTCCATGCACCACCATGCGGACAAGGTGATTGTCCTGTGA
- a CDS encoding flavodoxin family protein encodes MQVLVLYYSKGGNTRKLAEEVARGVESTGAKAVMRNTGEVTKDDFLNAAGIIAGSPVYFGVMAWELKKIFDEFVGTRRKMEGKVGAAFATGGHPTGGKETTIFSILQCMLIYGMAVVGDPMSASGHYGVGCVGAPDEQAAEHGRLLGARVAELCKKLG; translated from the coding sequence ATGCAGGTACTGGTTCTTTACTATTCCAAGGGAGGGAACACCCGCAAGCTGGCAGAAGAGGTGGCCAGGGGCGTGGAGTCCACGGGGGCCAAGGCGGTGATGAGGAACACCGGGGAGGTCACCAAGGACGATTTCCTCAACGCGGCGGGCATCATAGCGGGCTCTCCGGTTTATTTCGGCGTCATGGCCTGGGAACTCAAGAAGATATTCGACGAGTTCGTGGGGACGCGGAGAAAGATGGAAGGCAAGGTGGGAGCCGCCTTCGCCACCGGGGGACATCCCACCGGAGGGAAGGAGACCACGATATTCTCCATCCTTCAGTGCATGCTCATCTATGGAATGGCCGTGGTGGGCGACCCCATGAGTGCATCGGGCCACTACGGGGTCGGGTGCGTGGGCGCTCCGGACGAGCAGGCGGCCGAGCACGGGAGGCTCCTGGGCGCCCGGGTGGCCGAGCTCTGTAAGAAACTCGGGTAG
- a CDS encoding thioredoxin fold domain-containing protein produces MIAERDDVVFYLKMLPLAQIHPQAYKMAKAIVCAGSNDKALAMLEDAYARKTLPDPTCQTDVVDQTVRLARSMGIDGTPAMVFEDGTLASGAVSAEELLKMIQKHDR; encoded by the coding sequence GTGATAGCGGAAAGGGACGATGTCGTCTTTTACCTGAAGATGCTCCCCCTGGCACAGATACATCCGCAGGCCTACAAAATGGCAAAGGCCATCGTCTGCGCGGGCTCCAACGACAAGGCGCTTGCGATGCTGGAGGATGCGTACGCGAGAAAGACCCTCCCGGACCCCACATGCCAGACGGACGTCGTCGACCAGACCGTCCGGCTTGCCCGGAGCATGGGAATCGACGGCACTCCCGCCATGGTCTTCGAGGACGGCACTCTCGCCAGCGGGGCCGTGAGTGCGGAGGAGCTTCTCAAGATGATTCAGAAGCACGACCGGTAG
- a CDS encoding disulfide isomerase DsbC N-terminal domain-containing protein, which yields MGNRNSWKPALLLVLAALLVAGAMGIAASEKSLSTKEAEDIIRPLVSDVQVLSVKPAEVKGLWEVVLMSKGKKGIVYLDQAGKHIILGSVVEIATRENLTKQRYNEITKVDFSAIPLKDAITLGNAQAKHRVVVFDDPQ from the coding sequence ATGGGAAACCGCAACAGCTGGAAACCGGCGCTTCTTCTGGTCCTGGCCGCGTTGCTTGTGGCCGGGGCAATGGGAATCGCCGCCTCCGAGAAGTCCCTGAGCACCAAGGAGGCCGAAGATATCATCCGTCCCCTGGTTTCGGATGTCCAGGTGCTCAGCGTCAAGCCTGCCGAGGTGAAAGGCCTCTGGGAAGTGGTCCTGATGAGCAAGGGCAAGAAGGGCATCGTTTACCTCGACCAGGCGGGAAAGCACATCATCCTGGGCTCCGTCGTCGAGATTGCCACCCGGGAAAACCTCACCAAGCAAAGGTACAACGAGATCACCAAGGTGGACTTTTCGGCCATCCCCCTGAAGGACGCCATCACACTGGGCAACGCCCAGGCCAAGCATCGGGTCGTCGTCTTTGACGACCCGCAGTGA